The nucleotide sequence CCAGGTGCGGAAGTACACGGCCATGAACAGGGCCACGAGCACCACGAAGATCACCAGGCCGATCAGGGCCTGCTGCGACACCGCGGCGCCCCAGGTCGGCCCCACGAAGGTCGAGGTCACCTGGTCCGGGCCCACGCCGTAGGCCTCCTGCAGGTTCGCGGCCACGGCTCGGGTCTGGGCGTCGTCGAGCTGCTCGGTCTGGACGCGCACGGTGCCCGGGGCGACGTTCGTGACGGTGGCGTGGCCGTCGGCCAGCACGTCGGTCACGGCGCGCTCGCCCGCGGCCACGTCGGTGGAGGCCGTCTGCGAGACGGTGAACTCGGAGCCGCCCCGGAACTCGATGCCGAGGTTGAAGCCACCGCGGAGGGCGGTCAGGCCGCCGGCGAGGACGAGCAGCAGGGCGGCGAGGGCGAACCACCGCCGCCAGCGCTGGATGAACGGGTAGGAGATGCGGCCCGAGTAGAGGGCGTTGCCCCAGTCGGCGAAGCGGTTCACTGGTCCTCCTCCTGGCGGCGGCGCTCGGCGCGGCGTCGCTCGGCGATCGTCATGGGCGGCGCGGTGCGCGAGCGGCGGCCGCCCCGGGCGGACGAGCCCGCGCGGGGGGCGCCCGTCGCGACGAGCGGGCGCGGGGCGTCGGTGGCTGCCGCGTCGTCGGTGGCTGCCGCGTCGTCGGCGGCCGCCGCGTCGTCGGCGTCGGCCGGCTCGTCGGAGTCCTCCGCCGGGAGCCCGGTGCGGGGGGCGGGGGCGGGCTCGCGGAAGCGGCCGGCGCCCTGATACAGGGACGGCCCGCCCAGCAGCGACGGGTCCAGTCCGGACATCGGGTGTCCCTCGCCCACGAAGCGGGTCTGGGCCAGCAGCACCATGAGCGGGTGGGTGAACATGAACACCACGATCAGGTCGGCGATCGCGGTGAGGCCGAGGGTGAACGCGAAGCCGCGCACGTTGCCGACGGCCACGAAGTACAGCACGACGGCGGCCAGCAGGTTCACGGCCTTGGACGCGGTGATCGTCCGCCGGGCGCGCTTCCAGCCTTCGTGCACGGCGACGGGCACGGTGTGGCCCGCGCGCAGCTCGTCCTTGATGCGTTCGAAGTAGACGATGAACGAGTCCGCCGTCAGACCGATCGCGACGATGAGCCCGGCGATGCCCGCGAGGGACAGGCGGTAGTTGTCCGTCCAGCCCAGGATCGCGATGGCCAGCCACGTCAGCACGCCCGCCACGATGATCGAGGCGAAGGTCAGCAGGCCCAGGGCCCGGTACTGGAAGAACTGGTACACGGCCACGAGGCCGAGGCCGATCAGGCCGGCGATCAGGCCCCAGAAGAGCTGGTCCCGGCCGAGCGTGGCGGAGATCTGCTGCTCGGACTCGATCGAGAAGGAGATCGGCAGGGAGCCGTAGTTGAGCTGCTCAGCCAACTGCTTCGTCGTCTGCTCGTTCAGGGTGGGGCCGCTGATCTGCGCGCTGCCGTTGGTGATGACCACGTTGGACTGCGGCGCGGAGATCACGTCCCCGTCCAGCAGGATCGCGAACTGCTTGCGCGGGTCGCCCTCGGGGTACGGGGTGAGCTTCTGGGTGACCTCTGTGAAGGTCTTGGCGCCCTCCTCGTCGAACTCGATGTTGACGACCCACTGGTTGGTGGAGACGCCGCCCTGGGCCTGGGCCATGCCGTTGGACGCGCCCTTGATCTGGGTGCCCGGGATGACCACGGGGCCCAGGATGTACTTCTGGGCCGGCGTGACGGCGCCGTCCGCGAGCTCCGCGGAGGGCTGGCAGGCGACGATCGCCCGGTCGGACGGCGGCGGGGGCGCGGCCGGGTCCCGCGGGGCGGTACAGTCCGTGGCCTGGAACTCGGCCAGCAGGGCCGGGGTGACCCAGTTCGGGTCGTAGGCGTCCGCCGGCTCCCCGTCGGGCTTCGGCAGCTGGTCTTCGGGCAGGCGCTGGTCCTCGGGGGTGGCCTCCCCCGGGCCGGACTGCAGCACGGGGCGGAACTGCATGTCCGCGGACGCCTGGATCAGGCGGCGGGTCTCCTCGTCCGGGACCCCGGGCAGGGAGACGACCACGTTCTGGGAGCCCTGCGTGGCGACCTCCGCCTCGGCCACGCCGGAGCCGTCCACACGCTGGCGGATGATCTCCACGGCCTGGTCCAGCTGCTCGGGGGTGACGGACTCGCCCGTCGAGGTCTCGGGAGCCAGCACCATCTGCGTGCCGCCCTCGAGGTCGAGGGCGAGCTTGGGAGCCCAGGAGGCCGCGCCGGAGGCCACGCCCCCACCGAGGATCGCGGCCAGGACCACGAGGAGGGCGGCCAGCCAGGCCAGGGTGCGCCCGGCGGAGCCGGTGGGTGTTCTCTTCGCCATTGCTCAGGTGCTTCCGTCACATTCGAGCGGCCCCGCCAGGCGGGGCCGCGTGTGCAGGGGTGGGTGGGCCTCAGGCCAGGTCGTCGCGGCGCGGACGCGGGTCGGCGGCGTCGTCGACGCGGTACTCGGTGCCGGGGGCGTCATCCAGACGCGACGGGTCCGTGGTGGGCGCGGCGGCGGGGTCGACACCCGCCGGGGCCTCGGCCGTCTCGGGCTCCACGACGGTGGTGACGCCCTGCAGGTGCACGTCCATGCGGGTGCCCGGGGCGGTCTCCAGCGTCACTCGCTGGCCCGCGGTGTCCACGGCCACGACGGTGCCGAAGATGCCGGCGCCCGTCATGACCTCGTCGCCCGGGGCGAGGGTGCTGCGCATCTGCGCCTGCTGCTGCTGCACCTTCTTGCCCCTGCGGAAGGAGAGGAAGAGCATCACCGCGAGCACGGCGAAGGCGACGAGCATGAGCAGGCTGCCGCCACCTCCCTGGGCCTGCTGGGCGATCACGGGCAGGGTCGCGGCGGTGGCGACGGGCATGGGGGACTCCTGATGCTCGGGGTGGGCGGGCCTGTCCAGTGTAGGGGCCCGCCCTGGGCGTCACGGTCCCGGCGTGGCCTCCGGGACGGCGAGGCCTAGGTGCTCCCAGGCCCCCGGCAGCGCGACGCGGCCACGGGGGGTGCGCGCCACCATGCCCTCGCGGATGAGGAAGGGCTCGGCCACGGTCTCCACGGTCTCGGACTCCTCCCCCACGGCGGTGGCCAGCGTGCTGAGCCCCACGGGCCCGCCGCCGAACGTGGTGCACAGGGCGGTGAGCACGGACCGGTCGAGCCGGTCCAGGCCACGCCCGTCGACGTCGTACATGTCCAGGGCGGCGGCGGCGTCGTGCGCGCCGACCTCGGCCAGCCCCTTCACGAGCGCCCAGTCCCGCACACGGCGCAGCAAGCGGTTGGCGATGCGCGGGGTGCCGCGCGAGCGCCGGGCGATCTGCCGGTACCCCTCCGTGGCCAGCCGCATGTCCAGCAGCAGGGCGGAGCGGCGCAGGACGCGCTCGAGCTCCTCCTCGGTGTAGAAGTCCAGATGGCCCGTGAAGCCGAAGCGGTCGCGCAGCGG is from Micrococcus luteus NCTC 2665 and encodes:
- the secD gene encoding protein translocase subunit SecD, encoding MAKRTPTGSAGRTLAWLAALLVVLAAILGGGVASGAASWAPKLALDLEGGTQMVLAPETSTGESVTPEQLDQAVEIIRQRVDGSGVAEAEVATQGSQNVVVSLPGVPDEETRRLIQASADMQFRPVLQSGPGEATPEDQRLPEDQLPKPDGEPADAYDPNWVTPALLAEFQATDCTAPRDPAAPPPPSDRAIVACQPSAELADGAVTPAQKYILGPVVIPGTQIKGASNGMAQAQGGVSTNQWVVNIEFDEEGAKTFTEVTQKLTPYPEGDPRKQFAILLDGDVISAPQSNVVITNGSAQISGPTLNEQTTKQLAEQLNYGSLPISFSIESEQQISATLGRDQLFWGLIAGLIGLGLVAVYQFFQYRALGLLTFASIIVAGVLTWLAIAILGWTDNYRLSLAGIAGLIVAIGLTADSFIVYFERIKDELRAGHTVPVAVHEGWKRARRTITASKAVNLLAAVVLYFVAVGNVRGFAFTLGLTAIADLIVVFMFTHPLMVLLAQTRFVGEGHPMSGLDPSLLGGPSLYQGAGRFREPAPAPRTGLPAEDSDEPADADDAAAADDAAATDDAAATDAPRPLVATGAPRAGSSARGGRRSRTAPPMTIAERRRAERRRQEEDQ
- the yajC gene encoding preprotein translocase subunit YajC, translating into MPVATAATLPVIAQQAQGGGGSLLMLVAFAVLAVMLFLSFRRGKKVQQQQAQMRSTLAPGDEVMTGAGIFGTVVAVDTAGQRVTLETAPGTRMDVHLQGVTTVVEPETAEAPAGVDPAAAPTTDPSRLDDAPGTEYRVDDAADPRPRRDDLA
- the ruvB gene encoding Holliday junction branch migration DNA helicase RuvB, producing the protein MSAESSPLSAAAVDPEERRLEVALRPKHLDEFVGQMRVREQLDLMLASARLRDRAADHVLLSGPPGLGKTTLAMIVAAEMNAPLRLSSGPAIQHAGDLAAILSSLTEGEVLFLDEIHRMSRPAEEMLYMAMEDFRVDIVVGKGAGATSIPLELPPFTLVGATTRAGLLPGPLRDRFGFTGHLDFYTEEELERVLRRSALLLDMRLATEGYRQIARRSRGTPRIANRLLRRVRDWALVKGLAEVGAHDAAAALDMYDVDGRGLDRLDRSVLTALCTTFGGGPVGLSTLATAVGEESETVETVAEPFLIREGMVARTPRGRVALPGAWEHLGLAVPEATPGP